CGAGGCCGAGATAGCCTGAACGACAGACGCGGAACCGGGTAATTCACTAACCTGCGGCAGAAAATCACCGCCGCACAGCGCCCGCTGCTTAAAAAAACCGTAAGTTCCCGAGGCGGAATTACGGCCGTAACGTACCAACGAGCGCTTTTCCCAACTGCCGCTCAGCCCGAGATCGCGCCAGTTTTTTACCGGTTGATGATCGCCACAAAGACGGGTGATGGAAAAAATCGCATCCAACTGCGATAAATTCAGTCCCGGCAAGGGATTATCCTGATTAACCATCACCGCCAGCGCATCCATTGCGACCGGTACGGCCAGCGGCGGATAGCCATAACGTTGAACAAAGGCATCGATCTCGCTGGCTTTCATGGCCCGGCTCATGGGCCCTAGCTGTACGGAGCCCGACGCCAGCGCAGTGGGGGCGGAAGAAGAGCCTGCCGCCTGAATCTGTATATTCACGCCGGGGTGATGCCTGCTGAAATCCGCCGCCCAACGCGACATCAGATTAGCCAAGGTATCCGATCCCGCGCTGGAGAGATTGCCGGCCAGCATTTGATGGGGTTGCGCCACGCAGAAAAAACCGACCAGCAATAAAGCGGCGCCCGCGATGATATTAACGGCGGATTTCATGAATACATTTTCCGTCAGGCTCAGAGTTTCGCCGTATTCTCGGCCAGAGAGGCGGGTACAATCAACCGATTCGGCAGAGTAAACAGAAAACGGGAGCCTAAGCCAAATTCGCTCACCACTTCCAAACGGGAAT
This window of the Brenneria goodwinii genome carries:
- a CDS encoding PstS family phosphate ABC transporter substrate-binding protein, which codes for MKSAVNIIAGAALLLVGFFCVAQPHQMLAGNLSSAGSDTLANLMSRWAADFSRHHPGVNIQIQAAGSSSAPTALASGSVQLGPMSRAMKASEIDAFVQRYGYPPLAVPVAMDALAVMVNQDNPLPGLNLSQLDAIFSITRLCGDHQPVKNWRDLGLSGSWEKRSLVRYGRNSASGTYGFFKQRALCGGDFLPQVSELPGSASVVQAISASTEAIGYASVGFLTSGVRMVPLAAQGTDYVYPSTKNIRDGLYPYTRYLYIYVNKDPHQPLEALTSAFLELALSDAGQALVGQDGYLPLPEEVRRSARLQLGLTATAPSFQH